Proteins from a single region of Amblyomma americanum isolate KBUSLIRL-KWMA chromosome 10, ASM5285725v1, whole genome shotgun sequence:
- the LOC144108787 gene encoding uncharacterized protein LOC144108787, producing MEGSQQAAQDLVGTVLEGNASTEDGAPTGAEPSRAAGDCRGDGANGGGGGSGVGDYTGVGDDSGVGDDSGVGDDSGVGDDTEVGYFPGVGYFPGAGYFPGAGYFPGAGYFLGVGYFPGVGYFSGAGDYPGVGDYPGVDDYPGLDDYPEVGDYPVLATNPELTTTQELTTTPELTTIPELTTILALLIILALLTILALLTMLYLVN from the coding sequence GATCCCAGCAGGCAGCGCAGGACCTCGTGGGCACTGTGCTCGAAGGAAATGCGTCGACCGAGGATGGGGCGCCAACAGGGGCAGAGCCCTCGCGAGCCGCCGGAGATTGCCGCGGCGACGGTGCgaatggaggtggtggtggcagcGGAGTTGGTGATTACACCGGAGTTGGTGACGACAGCGGAGTTGGTGACGACAGCGGAGTTGGTGACGACAGCGGAGTTGGTGACGACACCGAAGTTGGCTACTTTCCAGGAGTTGGCTACTTTCCCGGAGCTGGCTACTTTCCCGGAGCTGGCTACTTTCCCGGAGCTGGCTACTTTCTCGGAGTTGGCTACTTTCCCGGAGTTGGCTACTTTTCCGGAGCTGGCGACTATCCCGGTGTTGGCGACTACCCCGGAGTTGACGACTACCCCGGACTTGACGACTACCCCGAAGTTGGGGACTACCCTGTGTTGGCGACTAACCCGGAGTTGACGACTACCCAGGAGTTGACGACTACACCGGAGTTGACGACCATCCCAGAGTTGACGACTATATTAGCCTTGTTGATTATTTTAGCATTGTTGACTATTTTAGCTTTGTTGACTATGTTATACCTTGTCAACTAG